The Raphanus sativus cultivar WK10039 chromosome 2, ASM80110v3, whole genome shotgun sequence DNA segment ACTATATTATTCCGAGCAactacaatatatatatgttccaTTCTAAAACAACAACCCATAACCATAACCGACCTTGTATGATTCTTTTAGAGAACCCAGACTCGTATTGAAACATTCAAACATCATTTGTGTTTACCAGAGTACAATCCTGATACATCGTCACATCTACATCATTCTTTCCCAAAAATAGCCAGATCCAAACTAAAGCTCATGGATTTTGACTTTGTGTCAAAGAAACCCAATCTTTATGACTTCTAGCAATTAAATGTGTACCTTTCTTGTTCCAGTAGTGAACTCTGAATGTTTCCGTAACGTAGTTTCAGTAGCTCTGTTACTATCACCACCAAAACagaatacaatttataaaaactttgaAAACGATCTCAACCTACAAAATGAAGAACATGAACTTTCACCCCTCACCAACTTGAAAAATACCCAATAACATCTTGTTCAAATAAATTATGAATAGCAAAGTCAAAGGTAACATTAAACCACggactgaaaaaaaaagttcatcaTAACTGATGATCGAGGAAGAAGCACAGACTTTTGCAGATAGTTGAGACCTGCGGCTTTGGCCGTTTCTGGCAAAGACAGAGTGTGAAGACCTCTGTTCCAAAACCGTTTACAGAACTTCGAAAATAACCAAATCCTGCGAAGATCAAATCCCCAATATCTGCATAATGAGGCAATAAAAACCAGTCAAAATGTAAACCAAAGTTTGAAAATCCAATCAAAATCTTTCTGGATCCATAACATCAAACAATGAAACTTCCTTGATGGTTCTATGGCAACAATGCATGAATCCATAGTAAGATGACCTGAAATCGAAATCAACATCTTGATCTGTATCACTCCTTTCCTTGGAAACAGCCGTTTTTGATTCTTGCCGTTTTTGATTCTTGATGTTATTTCCTTTCATCGATTTGTAAAAGAAGACAAATCGATCGCATCTTTCTCAAACATACGATCCTTGGAATTCAGATCATAACGGAGAAACCTAATTGTCGCAgcgagaaaaataaaagaaaaattagaaaatacagaatttaataaaaatcataggTTTAAAATATTCCAGTGGCAAAGATCTGTAAATATGGTTGAAATAGAAGGGCACCTGAAAAAAGagccttctgttttaatagtattgatactTTATTAGAAAttagatatgagcccgttgcgttgcaatggtttttgtttgatgttttagtttaataaaaatataataaaaaatcattttattatagttttatgatttttgtgaaatttattttataattaaaaacccTTTTTCACacataagttcaagttaatatttatattttataatcattgtacATAGATCAATGTTGTAAATTTTGCAATTAGGattaaagaatatattataCCTAAACGTTTAAACTCAACACaatcaaaaataagaaattgaatAAAAGGTAAAAAGGAATAAAAGTCAAATACACCAATCGAGTCAAGAACAAAATTATACATGTTCTTATGTACTAATTTAATgctttattaaataagtttttaaaattttatcttgttaggattttaaaaaaggaaaaaaaatattttataaatctcctatttaattacaattaataaattaaataaaaaattcaatactcttttacatttttttagattttagaaaaggaaaatttgtCATATAACCTATTACAATTATAttctctttagaatttcagaaaaaaattgctatcaaataattatttctagttattaataaataatcttaaaattgcTTTTATTAACAATTTGTATCAATACCACTTTTACACTTCTTTCGTTAAttaaagaatttttaatattatgttcatCATCACATACTctctttaaatattataaaataattttttttacaattctcttttgGATAGGACTTAGAAATATGATAcagatttcttttgtttaggatttattgtagaaaaaaaaaaaactatcaaatattcttttacagcttttagggttttagaaaaggaaattaatattacttaatcttttacattatatttatctaggatttataaaaaacaatttctatcaaataattatttccagttaatattaattatttttaaaagatggcATTTTTTATTGTCATCGACTTTACAGACTCAAGAAGACTCTGTATGCCAAACTGGTAACTCCGCATCCATATACACGACAAATGTCGGTTGATTCCTAGTACATCTGGCGAGGCTGTCGGCCTTTTGATTCTTCGTGCGAGATACGTAAATAATATCTGAACTATGAAAGTTTCCTTTCAAAGTCTTGATATCTGCTAAATAGGTTGCAAAAGcaggccattcttctggttccgaaaccatcttcaccaattgagaacaatctgtcGCAAATGTAACCATGTACTGCCTCAGATTCCgcatacactccattgcccaaattaatGCTTCTATCTCTGAGTGAAGAGGAGATAGAGAAGCTCTGACTATTACTAATGTAAAAGATGGCATTTTCAAAATAGGGTTTTTTCAATatcactaatgtttttttttcaatttgtattgttaattaaataattgttagtatcatgtttatcattaaatttttaaattaaaatttactattattattttacaattctctCCGGTTAGGatgtaaagaaaaagaaaaaaaatcttaattggttaagattagaaaataattttttttagaaatctcttttatttaagattttatgaaaaaattattttcacataATGTCAATTTTGATTGACACattcaaaatctaatttttagtAATTGACACATGTCGCAATCATATCAGGtgaaatattttaagttatttttgctttatattttttaacacagaattattaaaaaataaatttagttaattataagaaaaataagattactttacctttacatttttttatagttttttttttaaaaggaaaactaattattttattagtttttccttatgatttttatgcaactattttatttttaatagaaaaatatctgtttaatatatgatgtaaacaacaacatcaaaattgaaagttatgttataataaaatgtaataatgaTAGTAAAATGTTGAGTTGTAtcaagaaattaaaagaaaatactcaggtaatttttatgtaaatactattgtgttttgtaaaaataatatgtggaagcttaaacttaaatataaatGTGAAATGTTTGTAGCTATTTTTggtcataatttttaaaatatacaattatGTATTAGAAAAGAAAGTTAGTtacttataagaaaataataagagtacttttacaatttcttttaattaggcttttaaaaaggaataatatttattataaagttagtttttctccatgttttttattaaataattgaaattgtgGAATTTTACAATTCGTTTGTTTAAAAAGttgaatttatcttttataattctctATCTTTAGTGAGTTTAAtaataaacattatatttttttttaaagaattaactttctaatacctttttgcaattattattttttgtttagtcttttaaaaaaagaaattactatcaaatattttataatatagaattttaaaagactatgtaatagtaattttccttttctaaaatatataaggattcaaatatatatactaaaaataatactgaagaaataattctaaattttatttaatagtgaaaagtaattataaaaattatttaatagtaattgttTAGAAACTTTCCTTACTTTTAATTAGGCTTTTAAAAaggaataatatttattataaagttagtttttctccatgttttttattaaataattgaaattgtgGAATTTTACAATTCGTTTGTTTAAAAAGttgaatttatcttttataattctctATCTTTAGTGAGTTTAAtaataaacattataattttttttaaagaattaactttctaatacctttttgcaattattattttttgtttagtcttttaaaaaagaaattactatcaaatattttataatatagaattttaaaagactatgtaatagtaattttccttttctaaaatatataaggattcaaatatatatactaaaaataatactgaagaaataattctaaattttatttaatagtgcaaaattaattataaaaattatttaatagtaattgtttagaaactttccttttttagaagatttttccttttctaaatttctattaaataataaacaaaagagaattATATCATATTTCTGACACATGTCACcatctttaaaatttattgatacatgtcacaattatgttaattagtaactttgaagaaccaagctttatataataagatatcaAGATACTAAACATTCTGACCTCATCTTATCTCAACGCAAACAAACTATTAAGAATCaccatcttttctttttttttttccatctgatatattattattaaacccaaaccaaaagcCCAACAAAGGGTTATAACATGGATATTACAAACATAGGCCCACAACCAGGACAAACCAAAAAACACACCGACAAACATGGGCTTTAAGCCCAAACCCGAGCCACCCACTAAACACGCGTCCAAAGAAAACACATGGATGTCCACGTGTTCACTACACCGAGACTCTGAAAACACGCGTTTCGCCACCGCATGACCGCTACCCTTCGCCGGAAACTCTCCGGAAAAAAACCTTCAACACCGGTGAACTCCGCCCAACAATTCATCCCTTCCATCTCGGAAACACAATTTTCTCGACTTCAAACTACACCATCGAATCATAACAAAACGAATTAATCCCGGAATCTGCCGGGAACCTCATCCCCAACCGCCAAAAACCCCACCTCCGACGACTGTATCGGACGTTTAGGGGTTCTTAGCTACGCCACACATCTCAAACTTTGGAGAGCCTCCATCGATATAATCGAGAGCTCATCCAACCTCTCATCTTTGTTACAATCACAACAGCGAGCTCCAACCGGTTGAACATAAACCGCCGGAGTATATGAAAGCCGGATGATTCCGTCGATGAAAAACGCGAACCACCGGAGTCAGAGCTGGCTACACCATGTCAAGGAGACCACCGTGCACCAGAATCACCAGTAGAagaggaaagaaagaagaaTCGGGACCACCGcgagtttctttctctctcaagAACTTTTAGAGAGAAGAAAAAGCTTTACCATCcctttttttattgtttttaacgTAAATAGTGCCCATAAGAATTATTATCTATACGTTAGATCGTATATTTATACTTATTTAATCAAAAAGTATTGAATCTGTGAGACTTTTGCGTCATACCTTTTTGTAGTTGTAAGTTTGTAACAGGTAAGCTCTAAcgataaataataatctaaaaccAATTAGTTATACCTAACCGGAGAAATAAAGGAAAACAGAGGATGAGTAAAAGGTCAAAATGCAGATGGAATAAGAATATAAATACATacttaataaaaaatacttttattaacATTCTTTTCGTTTTGTGTAGAAAAATACAAGCAACCTTAATAAATTACAGAATATCTGcaattaaaaatacttttacaTCCGGCTTAACTCGAGGATCAATGGTCCCCCGGGGCTAGTCTTAAGTGTATCGAATGAAGACTAAAGGCAATGCAATTCTTTCACGCATCTAATCCGTTAATAAGGTTTTCTTTTAATTGACTagaaaaaatacttaaactttattaataattcattttatacctatcaaataaatatatataatctagaGTTCTATAATCTATCACCCCTCCTTACATTAACACAAAAACTAGACTgtcgaacaaaaaaaactataaacatcTTTCTAACAGTTAACTGTTTTCTTTTACTCCCCGCCAAAAACCAGTTGAGACATATTTACATCTCTACCCTTCCACAGTCCCATTAACAAAAAACtcaatctctgttttttttactcGCTCACATTGCCAACGTAACACTCGTCGGCAGTATATCACAACCGCTCCGTTCACAAGAACCTTCATCTAGCTCCAGCCGAGCAACCGTACGGTCACCGTAAGTACCGGAAGTAGTCACTCGAGCCTTAACCTGGCTCAAAACCGGAACAATCACCTTCTCAATCCACTCCCCTAACTCCATCCGCCCTAACCATACACTGCTCAAGATTCTCTGAAGCGCCTCCTCCTCCACTTCCATCGACAAAGACTCGCCTACAACCGCCGTGAACCTCTCCGACAACGTATCCGAGATCCTCCGTCTCACAGCTCCGAAATCAACCGCCCTGAACGCCACCGCATCGTCTACACGGCTAACCAGCTCGTGGAACGCAAACGGCACGCATTGCAAAGACAGCTTCCCGCTAAAACCTTGCTCTTCTTGATCGTTATCCGTCGTTAGATCGCTGGTACTGTCCGTTGTATCAGCAGCTTGGTTTAGATCGAACGATAAACCTTCTTTCTTCGGTTTAGTCGCCACCCTCTCGTCCTCGCTGCTGCTACACAGCCAGCTGGCTCTACGTTTCCCGATCTTCTCCCGCATACACAACCTCAAACTCCACCTCTCACTCGCCAAGTCACGTAGCTTCTCTTCACTATCAAGGGAACACGTTTTCGTAGAAAGATGCCAGCTCGCTGTCATGACAAAGATCACGTTACCTAAACTGATCTCACGGCCGTGAGAATCGGTTATCCTCCCTCTATCCATCGCTCGTTTGATGCTTCCACGCAGCAACATATCAGCTTCATCGATATCTTCAAGCAATATAACGGAGAACGGACTCCTCTTAACGGTTTCCGCGATCCTATCCACCACGGTCTTACCACGGATGTTATGGTTCCCATCTGTGCCGTCTTGTCTCGAACCGAGCGGGATCGTTATAGGATTGGTCCCGTATACGAGAGAAGACAGAACAGACACCATTTTTCTCTTACCGACTCTGTCTGGTCCTGAGAAGAGTAACCAAACATCTCCTTTCGATAAAACACCGCGTCGTTTCCCGTTACCTAGCTTGCACTGACTAACGGTCGCCGCCACCGCAGAGGCTGCGTCGTGCTGCCACCAGACTTTCTCTGTCATTCCTTTCAGAAGCTTCTTGAACAAATCAATGTCTAGAGAGTTCTCAAGTACACTGATCTTGTCGTTGTTCAGTACTACTGATTCGGACGATATGCAGCCGAGGAAGTCTCTCACTTGCACATCCTCTGCCTTCTCCGAAACCTCTGTCCGtccaagaacaagatcagtctgAACCGGACTCCCGGGAGGActactcttcttcttttttccttGTTCTTCCACCAAAGAGCTCATAGGTTTCAAGGGTACCCTCTCACGCAACTCTCTGTTAGGTTGGAACTTAGACTGAAGAAGCATGTTGGGACCGTAGGAGCTTGTTGTCAACGGTATAGGAATCGGAACCGGGACCGGAACGATCCTCTCGGTCTTGTTGTGAAAGCTAGGATGAAGACGCGCACACGCTTCATTCCATTTCTTCTGCACTTCTTCAATCTTTGCTTgctatttaaaaacaaaacaataggAACTGATCAATCTCATACATTTTATACACAAGACAATTCTCAATATCATAGACCGTAAACTTACCGGTTTAACACTCAATAGCCATTGTGGCAACTGTTTCGGCTGAGCTACTTCTGTTTTAACTTCTTGAGACAATGAATCAACTTCAGACAGCTCTCGCTCGCAACTCTGCGAACACTCCGGACAACACTTCACTGTCCTGTTGGGAGGCACGAAGCTCTTCAACGGCGTGAATGATTGAGCCGACGATCCCAAACTGTTCCCAAGCCTAATGacaatgaattttatttaacataaagctgagatctttttttttaaggcataaccaaaaaaaaaaagacaaaaacacaCAACTCACCTAGAGAAAAGTCCTGACGACGGAGATTTAGAAGCCAACGAAACAGCTTGAAGATCCCAATCACTCTCCATCGACGGATGATAAACTTGACATCTTAGATAAGTCTCGCACGTCGCGGTTCCTATAAACCACAACCTTCCTTCGTATTTCTCCAGAAGCCTACGTAGCTCCCCCACCGCCGAGCTCGGTTGCCCCTCCACGAGCCATTTCAAGTCTCCAAGATTGAGAACCACTCCAGTATCCGAGTTCTTCTCTATCCGGGTCTCCAGCAACCCGTCTAGCTCCCTGATTCTCACCGAACCAATCTCCTCGAAATTCACAACCTCTGAGCTCTTCACCACCGCCGATGCTTCCCCGCTCTCGATTCTCTTAAAAACCTCGCGGGTAACCCGACCCGGCTCCGAATCACCGACTAAAACCGGGTTCCTCTTCTTCCCCCTGCCCAATATATCCATCACCCTCTCAACGTCGTCGTTTTCATTAACCCCTGATCGTTGCAACTGTGTGTTGCCGCCATACGTGTTCCGCGTCATCAAAACGCTTCGACTCGGCGTCGTTTTGCTGTTATTACTCAACGACTGTTCTATCGTCGCTTTAACCGCGGGGCTAGAGAAGCTAGCTTCCCGCATGACCCGGCTCACGCTCGGATCATCCAGAATCGATAGAATCAACTGCTCCAGCTCCACTTTAACCGCCAGCAacggctgctgctgctgttgctcCGGATATCCGCGCCGCTGATGAGCCTGCGCTCGCTTCAGCGCCGCCATGAGCGCGTTGGAGATCGGCGGGTCGTTCCCCGGAGCCGTCGTAGAGGTGGGGAGACGCTCGAGTGCGACGCTGAAGCAGAGCTCGAGGGCTCGGCACTGGAGCGGGTGCGAAGAGTTGGGATGTGATCGGATGCAGGCTCGCCGGAGGTAACCGGAGGGAGAGGCGAGGAGAGTGGTTGCCACGTGGAGAGGTGTTGTTTGGCCGTGGCTGCGACGTGATGCCTCTGAGATTGATTGGTTTAATACGGTGGCGGCTTCCGGCGTCAGAGTCTGTTGGATGGTACTTGGGGCAGGTCTCATCGTTCTCTGTTGCTTCCactctgtctctgtctctctctctctctctctctctctctttcttcaatTATATATGTTGGGaattaaaaaattaggaaaaaatgTGTGAAGATGGAatctttaattatatttttaagggTGAGAATGAAGTAAAGATTGAATCTTTTTAGTTGGGTTCTTAATTATTCAGACAGGTTTTATCAACTGTGTTTCTTCGATTTCTTGATCaggaagagagaaaaaagaagaagggaTCATGATAACGAAAACATATAAGATTTGCCTGAACTCATCCACCAggcagaaaaaaatgaaaaggcCCTTGATAGGTTTTATAAGTCAAGGAGAAAAAAGGTAGTCGTTTTCTGATTTTAATGTGTGAGAGAGagatctaaaataattaattattggGAGAAGTAGACAAATTggaattttaaatgaataaaatgctttttagaaaaaatatttataagaataaaataattaaaaaggaaCTTTTGGATCTAGCAAATTGAAGATAAAAAGGTGAATATGGAAAGGTGGGAGTAGACAAATTAAACTCAAAACTAAAAGAGGAAAAGGGATAGAAGAAAGTGAATAGGAGTATTACTTGCTCGCTTTCATCATTTTTAATTACATGAGTTGTAGTCGCTGAAATGAATAACAGTTGTGGATGTGTATTACTATGATTTTTTCTATTGCTCACATTCCCATTAGCGCCTATGTTTGCAAGGCTGAGGATTCATATCGATcatattcttttgttttctttgcgAAGAAAAACGGTTTaagttttagtttcttttttataaaaacgtttttctCATTCCTATTAAATTAGTGTAGATTATTGACTTACTTTTATAACCATTTTTCAATGATTCCACCATTTAGATAACAAAAGGTTAGTTAGTAAACTTTTTGTGGTTCTAAAATTAAAGTTGTATCTAGAAGCATGGCTTTATCCAACATTTCTTCATATACTATCAACTTTTTCAGAATTCAACATTTTCTCCGTGATATATATGTTAGAATCAGAAAttagaaaataagaaaacatgTAGTTTTGCATGGTCTAAAACAGGCAACTTTGTTCATGAGATGTCCATGGCAAATTCACGTGATATATAACATATAGTTACACCTTTTAATTAAGAACAGTTATTAGATGGAAGTGggtagtaataataatattatcacAAGACAAAGATGTTAGCGCCTTAGCGGTGGTGGAGGCGTTTAAATGGAAAAATATCTAGTGGTTTAGAAAGTTATTTGTGGAGATGTGGTTTAGAAATCTTGCGATgataagaaaacaacaaaagactGCATGATTCACATAACTAACATTTCAAAAGGCGAACAGTTGAAAGATTCTTGTATGAAAGTTTCGAATCTTTACTGGAAAGTCAGTGATACAAATGTGTAAGGAGATGAAACAAAGTCAATACGCGTTTTCAAAGTAGGCGTGATATTATATGCGTTTACTCgatttgaataaaatttgagcttacttttttttttgaaaaagggcctAAAAATTGAGCTTACT contains these protein-coding regions:
- the LOC108843335 gene encoding protein SUPPRESSOR OF MAX2 1, producing MRPAPSTIQQTLTPEAATVLNQSISEASRRSHGQTTPLHVATTLLASPSGYLRRACIRSHPNSSHPLQCRALELCFSVALERLPTSTTAPGNDPPISNALMAALKRAQAHQRRGYPEQQQQQPLLAVKVELEQLILSILDDPSVSRVMREASFSSPAVKATIEQSLSNNSKTTPSRSVLMTRNTYGGNTQLQRSGVNENDDVERVMDILGRGKKRNPVLVGDSEPGRVTREVFKRIESGEASAVVKSSEVVNFEEIGSVRIRELDGLLETRIEKNSDTGVVLNLGDLKWLVEGQPSSAVGELRRLLEKYEGRLWFIGTATCETYLRCQVYHPSMESDWDLQAVSLASKSPSSGLFSRLGNSLGSSAQSFTPLKSFVPPNRTVKCCPECSQSCERELSEVDSLSQEVKTEVAQPKQLPQWLLSVKPQAKIEEVQKKWNEACARLHPSFHNKTERIVPVPVPIPIPLTTSSYGPNMLLQSKFQPNRELRERVPLKPMSSLVEEQGKKKKSSPPGSPVQTDLVLGRTEVSEKAEDVQVRDFLGCISSESVVLNNDKISVLENSLDIDLFKKLLKGMTEKVWWQHDAASAVAATVSQCKLGNGKRRGVLSKGDVWLLFSGPDRVGKRKMVSVLSSLVYGTNPITIPLGSRQDGTDGNHNIRGKTVVDRIAETVKRSPFSVILLEDIDEADMLLRGSIKRAMDRGRITDSHGREISLGNVIFVMTASWHLSTKTCSLDSEEKLRDLASERWSLRLCMREKIGKRRASWLCSSSEDERVATKPKKEGLSFDLNQAADTTDSTSDLTTDNDQEEQGFSGKLSLQCVPFAFHELVSRVDDAVAFRAVDFGAVRRRISDTLSERFTAVVGESLSMEVEEEALQRILSSVWLGRMELGEWIEKVIVPVLSQVKARVTTSGTYGDRTVARLELDEGSCERSGCDILPTSVTLAM